A window from Desulfobulbaceae bacterium encodes these proteins:
- a CDS encoding cation transporter has translation MQCANCEDCGKRVAWVGIWVNVVLVLLKLYAGYAAGSKACLADGLHSASNIVIAFVILISRRVTRRNASHEYHFGYGKAEFLAAGFSSFLIIIGAIILISVSIKHLLHDSTHVPHSSAIIVALISIGANEMLFRYMRCVGTKLKSQTILANAWANRADCFSSAAVIVGVIGQRLGIPHLDPFAALIVVAAIIKISSSILMDSLRSLMDVSVNSHYSEDIKDIVREIEGVRGLEALKTRQLGHYVWVEMDLLVDPLHSLKNANYIGEMVRTSIHDKLKDIERVTLHIKPMIQSAETE, from the coding sequence ATGCAATGTGCAAACTGTGAAGATTGTGGAAAACGTGTCGCCTGGGTTGGCATCTGGGTTAACGTTGTCCTGGTATTACTGAAGTTATATGCCGGATATGCTGCCGGCAGCAAGGCCTGTCTTGCCGACGGTCTGCACTCTGCTTCCAATATTGTAATCGCCTTTGTTATCCTGATAAGTCGGCGGGTTACCCGTCGAAATGCCTCCCATGAATATCATTTTGGTTATGGCAAGGCAGAGTTTTTGGCTGCCGGATTCAGCAGCTTTTTAATTATTATTGGGGCCATAATCCTTATCTCAGTCTCAATCAAACATTTGCTGCACGATAGCACCCATGTGCCTCACTCATCTGCCATAATTGTTGCACTTATCTCTATTGGCGCTAATGAAATGCTTTTTCGCTACATGCGCTGTGTTGGAACCAAACTAAAAAGCCAGACCATATTAGCAAATGCCTGGGCAAATCGTGCTGACTGCTTTTCTTCTGCGGCTGTTATTGTAGGTGTTATTGGCCAACGTCTCGGTATTCCCCACCTTGATCCATTTGCCGCCTTGATTGTCGTTGCCGCAATTATCAAAATAAGCTCTTCAATACTGATGGATTCGTTACGTTCTCTCATGGATGTCTCTGTTAATTCACATTACAGTGAAGATATTAAGGACATAGTCCGTGAAATTGAAGGCGTTCGAGGCTTAGAAGCGCTTAAGACCAGACAACTTGGGCATTACGTCTGGGTCGAGATGGATCTCCTTGTCGACCCTCTGCACAGTCTTAAAAATGCCAACTATATTGGTGAAATGGTCAGAACTTCGATTCATGATAAGCTTAAAGATATTGAGCGGGTAACGTTACATATCAAACCAATGATACAATCAGCTGAAACCGAGTAA
- a CDS encoding 4Fe-4S binding protein, protein MSYEISEDCIGCGLCVSKCPVDAIAGVKKQRFDINPGLCEECGTCFEHCPKAAIVDPYGNRRDIKKGKRQKPKKSFIDKGLCAGCQTCIMNCPHKAITFVKKGLLSKGYSKIEQEKCLGCGSCLRFCITGAISLADESTP, encoded by the coding sequence ATGTCATACGAAATAAGCGAAGATTGTATAGGTTGTGGGTTATGTGTATCAAAGTGCCCGGTAGATGCAATCGCTGGAGTAAAAAAACAGCGCTTTGATATAAATCCAGGCTTATGTGAGGAGTGTGGCACCTGTTTTGAACATTGTCCAAAAGCGGCAATTGTCGATCCATATGGCAATCGAAGGGATATAAAAAAAGGAAAACGACAAAAGCCGAAAAAGTCTTTTATTGATAAAGGGTTATGTGCGGGATGCCAGACCTGTATCATGAACTGCCCACATAAGGCAATAACCTTTGTCAAAAAAGGATTACTAAGCAAAGGATATAGCAAGATTGAACAGGAAAAATGTCTCGGTTGCGGATCCTGTCTGCGTTTTTGCATAACTGGGGCTATCTCATTAGCTGATGAATCAACACCTTAA
- a CDS encoding sodium:alanine symporter family protein: MFSGNQVITSWSSTIETLAKWIWDPVLCLVYLELGCIFLYLNRAIVWRKSLQVFLKIMGGDQATSTDRTVSHRKAFLATVAATVGIGNIAGVGTAIHVGGPGALFWMWMSALLGMSFRMASTYMAIKLRPDDDRSKSFATPMVYLDKYMTGGFSFIPSLVAGLILVQGLVLYNLVQANSLAQAVHNRFDFPNVATSILLTLCVGLVILGGLKKIVNYSSFFAPFMITIYVVAGLLILLSHPLQTIQNIGQVFYYAFQPYSFAGGIVGYTVFQAMQFGVSRGVFSHMSGMGTSTFLQGANKDSPAMGAFMSALTPFVDTVIICSVTGLVILSTSFWQINTGAHLTAAAFEAGLGFAGQIVVIASLIVFAFTTIAAFAHISERCIVYLGGTNDLYYRLVFLLVTFVGPFLDLRFVWSLSDIIIAMIVVFHLVPLLYITLLNRKEMCRDFEFIAKEVGRPGPIDQRKKQRKKMSKYGGGETFRARQMRD, encoded by the coding sequence GTGTTTTCTGGAAACCAAGTTATAACTTCATGGAGTAGTACAATAGAAACTTTAGCAAAATGGATTTGGGATCCAGTTCTTTGTCTAGTTTATTTAGAACTGGGCTGTATCTTTCTGTACCTTAACCGGGCAATTGTCTGGCGAAAGAGCCTTCAGGTTTTTTTGAAGATCATGGGGGGAGATCAAGCAACTTCTACTGATCGAACCGTCTCCCATAGAAAAGCTTTTCTGGCGACAGTAGCTGCCACCGTTGGGATTGGTAACATTGCCGGAGTTGGCACTGCTATACATGTGGGTGGTCCGGGGGCCTTATTCTGGATGTGGATGTCTGCGCTACTTGGCATGTCTTTTCGAATGGCATCCACGTACATGGCTATCAAACTTCGGCCCGATGATGACAGGTCCAAATCATTTGCTACGCCGATGGTATATTTGGATAAATATATGACGGGTGGATTTAGTTTTATTCCGTCATTAGTCGCTGGACTAATTTTAGTTCAGGGTCTGGTTTTATACAATCTGGTACAGGCAAACTCCTTGGCTCAGGCAGTCCATAACAGGTTTGACTTTCCCAACGTGGCAACATCCATTCTGCTCACCCTTTGTGTAGGCCTGGTTATTCTGGGCGGGTTGAAAAAAATTGTCAACTACTCCTCTTTTTTTGCTCCATTTATGATCACCATATATGTTGTCGCGGGCCTGCTGATTTTACTTTCCCACCCTTTACAGACAATTCAAAACATTGGCCAGGTTTTTTACTATGCCTTCCAGCCCTATTCTTTTGCTGGGGGCATTGTTGGTTATACTGTCTTTCAGGCCATGCAGTTCGGGGTATCCCGTGGTGTTTTTTCGCATATGTCGGGTATGGGTACCAGTACATTTTTACAGGGGGCAAATAAAGATTCTCCTGCCATGGGGGCATTTATGTCTGCACTTACTCCCTTTGTTGATACGGTTATTATCTGCTCTGTTACGGGGCTTGTCATACTTTCCACTTCGTTTTGGCAGATAAATACCGGCGCGCATCTCACCGCCGCAGCATTTGAGGCTGGACTGGGCTTTGCCGGACAAATTGTTGTTATTGCAAGTCTTATTGTCTTTGCTTTCACAACTATTGCCGCCTTTGCTCATATTTCAGAAAGATGTATTGTGTACCTAGGTGGCACCAACGATCTATACTACCGCCTGGTTTTCCTGCTTGTGACCTTTGTCGGGCCTTTTCTTGATCTGCGTTTTGTCTGGTCACTCAGTGATATTATTATTGCCATGATTGTTGTTTTTCACCTCGTGCCTCTGTTATATATCACCTTGTTGAATCGTAAAGAGATGTGCCGTGATTTTGAATTCATTGCCAAGGAAGTTGGTCGTCCCGGCCCGATAGATCAACGAAAAAAGCAAAGGAAGAAAATGTCAAAATATGGTGGTGGGGAGACTTTTCGAGCAAGGCAAATGCGCGATTAA
- a CDS encoding discoidin domain-containing protein: MKKKLLVGLATGLFLVGMVGVASATPTNVATTGTASQSSTGTWGGIYAIADYAIDGNTDGNFYASTVSHTLADVNPYAWWEVDLGQSFDIDAINIWNRDSYQDRLVPFTLSVLEDDRDIAWTQSVSSLTGNPLLYSLPDNIVGQFVRIQLDTRDYLQLAEVQVFSEPVPEPATMLLFGTGLAGLAGFNIRRKKKA, encoded by the coding sequence ATGAAGAAGAAACTTTTAGTAGGATTGGCAACTGGGTTGTTTCTAGTTGGCATGGTTGGGGTTGCGAGTGCTACGCCAACAAACGTTGCTACCACGGGAACAGCTAGTCAGAGCTCAACTGGCACCTGGGGTGGGATTTACGCCATTGCTGATTATGCAATTGATGGCAATACTGATGGTAATTTTTATGCAAGTACCGTTTCGCATACACTTGCTGATGTAAACCCTTACGCTTGGTGGGAAGTCGACCTAGGCCAGAGTTTCGACATAGATGCGATAAATATTTGGAATCGTGACAGCTATCAGGATCGCTTAGTTCCCTTCACATTGTCCGTCCTGGAAGATGATAGGGACATTGCATGGACTCAGAGTGTTTCTTCACTCACCGGCAACCCATTATTATACTCTCTTCCGGATAATATTGTAGGTCAATTTGTAAGGATTCAATTGGACACTAGAGATTATCTTCAATTAGCTGAGGTTCAAGTTTTTTCTGAGCCAGTCCCAGAACCAGCCACTATGCTCCTTTTTGGTACAGGTTTAGCAGGTCTTGCTGGTTTCAATATTAGACGAAAGAAGAAAGCATAA
- a CDS encoding PEP-CTERM sorting domain-containing protein, whose protein sequence is MDLSITRIGVFDDDGDGLIGDLVWQLFEIDTSTLIHTQTVSATGLRTADTSIADNYVFTEASSLISLEAGKNYSVVAYGFDSSDKNFNTNFNLSLLDVGFNTFGLISGGGRYSSSTSSIMPTIGASTSVSTQAYNFGAATFDYDVAPVPEPATMLLFGTGLVGLAGSRLRRKKKA, encoded by the coding sequence ATGGACTTGAGCATAACTAGAATTGGTGTTTTTGACGATGATGGAGATGGTTTGATAGGAGATCTCGTTTGGCAACTTTTTGAGATAGATACAAGTACATTGATACACACTCAGACTGTGTCAGCTACTGGACTCCGCACTGCGGATACATCGATCGCGGACAATTACGTTTTCACCGAAGCATCTAGTCTTATTAGTCTTGAAGCTGGAAAAAACTATAGTGTTGTAGCCTACGGATTTGATAGCTCTGATAAAAACTTTAACACAAACTTCAACCTATCTTTGCTCGATGTCGGTTTCAACACTTTTGGTCTCATTAGTGGTGGTGGACGTTATAGCTCCTCTACTTCTTCCATTATGCCAACAATTGGAGCGTCTACCTCGGTAAGCACACAGGCATATAATTTTGGCGCTGCCACCTTTGATTACGACGTAGCTCCCGTCCCCGAACCAGCTACCATGCTCTTATTCGGTACTGGCTTAGTTGGGCTTGCTGGATCAAGACTCAGACGTAAAAAGAAAGCATAG